The Streptomyces avermitilis MA-4680 = NBRC 14893 genome contains a region encoding:
- a CDS encoding 6-phosphofructokinase, whose product MRIGVLTSGGDCPGLNAVIRSVVHRAVVDHGDEVIGFRDGWKGLLECDYLKLDLDAVSGILARGGTILGSSRVQPAHLRDGVERARGHVAELGLDAIIPIGGEGTLKAARLLSDAGLPIVGVPKTIDNDIAVTDVTFGFDTAVGVATEALDRLKTTAESHQRVLIVEVMGRHTGWIALHSGMAAGAHAIVVPERPFDIEELAAKVGERFEAGKRFAIVVAAEGAKPRAGSMDFDEGKKDVYGHERFAGIARQLSLELEERLGKEARPVILGHVQRGGTPTAYDRVLATRFGWHAVEAVHRGEFGKMTALRGTDIVMVSLAEAVETLKTVPEERYAEAECVL is encoded by the coding sequence ATGCGCATTGGTGTCCTCACGTCCGGTGGCGACTGCCCCGGCCTGAACGCCGTCATCCGGTCCGTCGTGCACCGGGCCGTCGTCGACCACGGCGACGAGGTCATCGGCTTCCGGGACGGCTGGAAGGGCCTCCTGGAGTGCGACTACCTCAAGCTCGACCTCGACGCGGTGAGCGGAATCCTGGCTCGCGGCGGCACCATCCTCGGCTCCTCCCGGGTCCAGCCGGCGCATCTGCGTGACGGCGTGGAGCGGGCCAGGGGCCATGTCGCGGAGCTCGGCCTCGACGCGATCATCCCGATCGGCGGCGAGGGCACGCTCAAGGCGGCCCGCCTCCTGTCGGACGCCGGCCTGCCGATCGTCGGCGTGCCGAAGACCATCGACAACGACATCGCGGTCACCGACGTGACCTTCGGTTTCGACACCGCCGTGGGCGTCGCGACCGAGGCGCTCGACCGGCTGAAGACCACCGCCGAGTCCCACCAGCGCGTCCTCATCGTGGAGGTCATGGGCCGCCACACCGGCTGGATCGCGCTGCACTCGGGCATGGCGGCGGGCGCCCACGCCATCGTCGTACCGGAACGCCCCTTCGACATCGAGGAACTGGCCGCCAAGGTCGGCGAGCGCTTCGAGGCGGGCAAGCGGTTCGCGATCGTGGTGGCCGCCGAGGGCGCCAAGCCCCGTGCGGGCTCGATGGACTTCGACGAGGGCAAGAAGGACGTCTACGGCCACGAGCGCTTCGCCGGCATCGCCCGCCAGCTCTCCCTGGAGCTGGAGGAGCGCCTCGGCAAGGAGGCCCGGCCGGTGATCCTCGGACATGTCCAGCGCGGCGGCACTCCGACGGCGTACGACCGCGTCCTCGCGACCCGTTTCGGCTGGCATGCCGTGGAGGCCGTGCACCGGGGCGAGTTCGGCAAGATGACCGCGCTGCGCGGCACCGACATCGTGATGGTCTCGCTCGCCGAGGCGGTCGAGACGCTGAAGACGGTCCCCGAGGAGCGGTACGCCGAGGCGGAGTGCGTCCTGTAA
- a CDS encoding PASTA domain-containing protein, protein MTFCMPMQRAGKSVVRRLGILLVCALVLSGCDRGPQLLTVKAVAARVPSLAPFFDEESGLGHDSTVRRQQPHSGLQAGNTPGLYGGTRKPTICDVNRLKKFLTDPRNDRKAHVWAQVLKISQDEIPAYLDRLTPVLLRHDTLVQNHDYKKGRAAPFNSLLEAGIAILVDEQGLPAVKCSCGNPLRPFAGDASRISVKFENGNKKWDGYDRASLVAVKPAPRRIEQLALVDVDNPDRGITRPAGTTGAHDSPFDTHERHKVPEVAGMGFGDASQRLADKGLAAAYGEKGPPPDDARVTGSDPAPGTELEFGEYVTLSVERGTAGKTGRGSGDGTTGETGEGRTGGTSAPPASGSTTPGGSGQPPPSSGGATTSSPPPASSPPSSATSGGPPGASRSSGSSESSEPPPASSASASRPPPAVSSPPPAVSSSPPTSRPVTSAPVTSAPVTSAPVTSAPATAQPVTSDPVASDPVASGPVAGEATSTTTA, encoded by the coding sequence ATGACATTTTGCATGCCCATGCAAAGGGCAGGAAAATCGGTGGTCCGCAGGCTTGGCATTCTGCTGGTCTGCGCTCTGGTCCTGAGCGGGTGCGACAGAGGCCCGCAGCTGTTGACGGTGAAAGCCGTCGCCGCGCGAGTTCCTTCACTCGCACCTTTCTTCGATGAGGAAAGTGGCCTCGGCCACGACTCCACGGTCCGTCGCCAACAGCCGCACAGCGGCCTACAGGCCGGCAACACGCCAGGCCTGTACGGGGGCACACGGAAGCCGACGATCTGCGACGTCAACCGTCTCAAGAAATTCCTCACCGATCCCAGGAACGACCGAAAGGCACATGTCTGGGCGCAGGTGCTCAAGATTTCCCAGGACGAGATTCCCGCCTACCTCGACAGGCTCACACCGGTCCTGCTGCGTCACGACACTCTCGTGCAGAACCACGACTACAAAAAGGGCAGGGCAGCCCCTTTCAACTCCTTGCTCGAGGCGGGCATCGCGATATTGGTGGATGAGCAGGGACTTCCCGCGGTGAAGTGTTCCTGCGGAAATCCGCTGCGGCCCTTCGCGGGTGACGCATCGAGGATTTCGGTCAAGTTCGAGAACGGCAACAAGAAGTGGGACGGCTACGACCGTGCCTCTCTGGTGGCCGTCAAGCCCGCCCCGCGGCGCATCGAGCAACTCGCGCTCGTCGACGTCGACAACCCGGACCGGGGGATCACCCGGCCGGCCGGCACCACCGGCGCACACGACTCCCCGTTCGACACCCACGAGCGGCACAAGGTGCCCGAAGTGGCCGGTATGGGGTTCGGCGACGCGAGTCAGCGACTGGCGGACAAGGGCCTCGCAGCGGCGTACGGCGAAAAGGGACCGCCACCCGACGACGCCCGGGTCACCGGCTCCGACCCGGCGCCGGGCACCGAGCTGGAGTTCGGGGAGTACGTGACGCTGTCCGTGGAGCGGGGGACGGCCGGCAAGACGGGCAGGGGGAGCGGCGACGGGACCACCGGCGAAACCGGCGAGGGGCGCACGGGTGGTACGAGCGCTCCCCCGGCATCGGGCTCGACGACGCCCGGGGGGAGCGGCCAGCCGCCTCCGTCCTCCGGTGGCGCTACGACCTCGTCCCCGCCGCCCGCTTCGTCTCCGCCCTCGTCCGCGACGAGCGGTGGCCCTCCTGGCGCCTCGAGGAGTTCCGGGAGTTCCGAGAGTTCCGAGCCGCCGCCGGCGAGCAGCGCGTCCGCGTCCAGGCCGCCGCCTGCCGTGAGCAGCCCGCCGCCTGCCGTGAGCAGTTCGCCGCCCACGAGCCGGCCGGTCACCAGCGCGCCCGTGACGTCCGCTCCGGTGACGTCCGCTCCGGTGACGAGTGCCCCGGCGACCGCCCAGCCGGTCACGTCGGATCCGGTCGCCTCCGATCCGGTCGCCTCCGGTCCCGTGGCCGGCGAAGCGACCTCCACCACCACGGCCTAG
- a CDS encoding cytochrome c oxidase assembly protein produces the protein MDHSGGHGMTTDLPPFTLGRGLEWSADPFFLVACLLGLGLYGWGVVRLVRRGDKWPVGRTVAYVIGVLTVMLMMCTRLNDYGMVMFSVHMVQHMVISMLSPILILLGAPITLALRALPTAGRDRTGPRELLLMLLHSRYLRIVTHPAFTIPLFIASLYALYFSALFDFLMGSKVGHIGMMVHFLAVGVVFFWPIMGVDPGPHRPGYLLRMLELFAGMPFHAFFGIALMMASEPMVNSYKNPPASLAVDALTDQNAAGGIAWAFSEIPSVLVLLALLFQWYNSEQRQARRTDRAADRDGDKELEAYNAYLASLNARGN, from the coding sequence ATGGATCACAGCGGCGGGCACGGCATGACCACGGATCTGCCGCCGTTCACGCTGGGGCGGGGGCTCGAGTGGTCCGCGGACCCGTTCTTCCTCGTCGCCTGCCTGCTGGGGCTCGGCCTGTACGGCTGGGGTGTGGTGCGCCTGGTGCGGCGCGGCGACAAGTGGCCGGTGGGCCGGACCGTCGCGTACGTCATCGGCGTACTGACCGTCATGCTGATGATGTGCACCAGGCTGAACGACTACGGCATGGTCATGTTCAGCGTGCACATGGTGCAGCACATGGTGATCAGCATGCTGTCACCGATCCTGATTCTGCTCGGCGCGCCGATCACGCTGGCGCTGCGCGCGCTGCCGACGGCCGGCCGTGACCGGACGGGGCCGCGCGAGCTGCTCCTGATGCTGCTGCACAGCCGCTACCTGCGGATCGTCACCCATCCGGCGTTCACGATCCCGCTGTTCATCGCGAGCCTGTACGCGCTGTACTTCTCGGCGCTCTTCGACTTCCTGATGGGATCCAAGGTCGGGCACATCGGGATGATGGTGCACTTCCTCGCCGTCGGCGTGGTCTTCTTCTGGCCGATCATGGGTGTCGACCCGGGCCCGCACCGCCCCGGCTATCTCCTGCGGATGCTGGAGCTGTTCGCGGGCATGCCGTTCCACGCGTTCTTCGGCATCGCGTTGATGATGGCGTCCGAGCCGATGGTCAACTCGTACAAGAACCCCCCCGCCTCGCTCGCCGTCGACGCGCTCACCGACCAGAACGCGGCCGGCGGCATCGCCTGGGCGTTCAGCGAGATCCCCTCCGTGCTCGTCCTGCTCGCGCTGCTCTTCCAGTGGTACAACTCCGAGCAGCGCCAGGCCCGCCGCACGGACCGGGCCGCGGACCGGGACGGCGACAAGGAACTCGAGGCGTACAACGCCTATCTGGCCTCACTCAACGCACGCGGCAACTGA